In one Bombus fervidus isolate BK054 chromosome 16, iyBomFerv1, whole genome shotgun sequence genomic region, the following are encoded:
- the LOC139995649 gene encoding D-altritol 5-dehydrogenase has product MEFLSFDVKNRTLALRRAEIPTPGPNEVRIRVAYSGICGTDLHILEGSFPCKKEGFLTLGHEFSGTVDAVGSLVKSFKVGQKVAVDPNSGCNTCNHCHDGSYQHCETGGINSTIGIYKDGGFSTHAIVPETQVHVIPDSVDLQQAVLLEPLSCLAHGWKRLNGVNVGSNVLVIGAGIIGLLWACMLHLHGLRKSVTISEPQEKRRKLLNKLDLDFEAKSPEQLKETFDVVVDCSGSAAAVQAAIPLLGSGGRLCIFGVANPNAKFSIEPFQIYLKELTVLGVNINPFSFPKGLGLLRAMADKYLNYDNLGIKVFSLSQYREALDSLKKGEISKAVFKL; this is encoded by the exons ATGGAATTCCTTAGTTTCGACGTGAAGAACCGAACCCTTGCGTTGCGAAGGGCGGAAATACCGACGCCAGGGCCGAACGAAGTTCGAATCAGGGTCGCTTATTCCGGGATTTGCGGCACCGACCTTCATATATTAGAA GGATCATTTCCGTGCAAGAAGGAAGGCTTCCTGACTCTTGGCCATGAATTCTCGGGTACTGTCGACGCGGTTGGTTCCTTGGTAAAAAGCTTTAAAGTCGGCCAGAAGGTAGCTGTCGACCCTAACAGCGGTTGTAATACTTGCAACCATTGTCACGATGGCTCTTATCAGCACTGTGAAACCGGTGGCATAAACAGCACGATAGGAATCTACAAAGACGGTGGATTCTCCACGCACGCTATCGTACCAGAAACCCAG GTTCACGTAATACCCGATAGCGTCGACTTACAGCAAGCTGTCCTTCTCGAACCACTTTCGTGTTTGGCCCATGGATGGAAGAGACTTAACGGCGTTAACGTTGGTAGCAACGTGCTCGTAATTGGCGCCGGAATCATTGGCCTTTTGTGGGCCTGCATGTTGCACTTACACGGTCTTAGGAAATCCGTGACGATCAGCGAGCCACAAGAGAAACGGCGGAAACTACTAAACAAGCTCG ATCTTGATTTCGAAGCAAAGAGCCCAGAACAATTAAAGGAAACATTCGACGTGGTGGTGGACTGCAGCGGTTCGGCTGCAGCTGTGCAAGCAGCGATTCCATTATTAGGATCAGGTGGCCGCTTATGCATATTCGGAGTTGCTAATCCCAACGCGAAATTCAGTATCGAGCCATTCCAG ATCTACCTAAAGGAACTGACAGTTTTAGGTGTAAACATAAACCCTTTCTCGTTCCCTAAAgggttgggcttgttgcgtgCAATGGCCGATAAATATCTTAATTACGATAATTTAGGTATTAAAGTATTTTCGTTGTCGCAGTATCGCGAAGCTTTGGATAGTTTAAAGAAAGGCGAGATCAGTAAAGCAGTGTTCAAATTGTAA
- the Lac gene encoding septate junction protein lachesin isoform X3: protein MKTFCTFLAFAFLYAVKSQRTPTISYISQEQIKDIGETVEFRCSVLYAPDFPVVWTKINKNVANDQLPLSHGSTLIIRDTRFTLKYDDALSTFRLQIKDIQETDAGFYQCKILISLNNYVSANVELQVRRPPIISDNSTRALVVTEGQPVQLDCYAGGFPTPRISWRRENNAILPTGGSIYRGNTLKISTIRKEDRGTYYCVAENGVGRGARRNINVEVEFAPVITAPRPRLGQALQYDMDLECHVEAYPPPAIVWLKDDVQLSNNQHYSISHFATADQYTDTTIRVITIEKRQYGEYVCRAANKLGTAETSVELFEISTPNINYPGLQWAAGSQCNLSKWLLIALWFTIVNRY from the exons ATGAAGactttttgtacatttttggcGTTCGCCTTTTTATATGCAG TTAAAAGTCAACGTACACCGACAATATCTTATATTTCCCAAGAGCAAATTAAAGATATTGGTGAAACTGTAGAGTTCCGTTGCTCAGTTTTATATGCACCTGACTTTCCAGTTGTATggacaaaaattaataaaaacgttGCTAATGACCAATTACCACTTTCGCATGGTAGTACTTTAATTATAAGAGATACTAGATTTACCCTCAAATATGATGATGCCCTGTCTACTTTTAGATTGCAG ataaaagatattcaaGAGACGGATGCTGGATTTTATCaatgtaaaattttgataTCTTTGAATAATTATGTATCTGCAAATGTTGAATTGCAAGTTCGTAGACCACCTATTATTAGTGATAATTCAACTAGAGCTCTGGTTGTCACTGAAGGGCAGCCTGTGCAGCTTGACTGTTATGCTGGTGGTTTTCCTACACCTAGAATCTCATGGCGTAGAGAAAACAATGCTATCTTACCAACTGGTGGATCAATTTATCG TGGCAACacattgaaaatttctacaaTTCGTAAGGAAGATCGTGGAACATATTACTGTGTAGCTGAAAATGGAGTAGGTCGTGGGGCTAGACGTAATATTAATGTTGAAGTTGAATTTGCTCCTGTCATCACAGCACCAAGACCACGACTTGGTCAAGCCTTACAATATGACATGGATCTAGAGTGCCATGTAGAAGCTTATCCTCCACCAGCTATCGTTTGGTTAAAAGATGATGTTCAGTTGTCTAATAATCAGCATTATAGTATATCACATTTTGCAACTGCGGATCAATATACTGATACAACGATTAGAGTGATCACAATTGAAAAAAGACAATATGGAGAGTATGTGTGCAGAGCTGCTAATAAATTAGGAACTGCAGAAACAAGCGTTGAATTATTTG AAATTTCTACgccaaatattaattatcccGGACTTCAGTGGGCGGCAGGAAGTCAATGCAACTTATCGAAATGGTTGCTAATAGCACTATGGTTCACCATTGTGAATAGATATTAG
- the Lac gene encoding septate junction protein lachesin isoform X2: MKTFCTFLAFAFLYAVKSQRTPTISYISQEQIKDIGETVEFRCSVLYAPDFPVVWTKINKNVANDQLPLSHGSTLIIRDTRFTLKYDDALSTFRLQIKDIQETDAGFYQCKILISLNNYVSANVELQVRRPPIISDNSTRALVVTEGQPVQLDCYAGGFPTPRISWRRENNAILPTGGSIYRGNTLKISTIRKEDRGTYYCVAENGVGRGARRNINVEVEFAPVITAPRPRLGQALQYDMDLECHVEAYPPPAIVWLKDDVQLSNNQHYSISHFATADQYTDTTIRVITIEKRQYGEYVCRAANKLGTAETSVELFETTVPVCPPACGQALYYGAGVVPVSSGPLVVLVLFITVVMRNFYAKY; the protein is encoded by the exons ATGAAGactttttgtacatttttggcGTTCGCCTTTTTATATGCAG TTAAAAGTCAACGTACACCGACAATATCTTATATTTCCCAAGAGCAAATTAAAGATATTGGTGAAACTGTAGAGTTCCGTTGCTCAGTTTTATATGCACCTGACTTTCCAGTTGTATggacaaaaattaataaaaacgttGCTAATGACCAATTACCACTTTCGCATGGTAGTACTTTAATTATAAGAGATACTAGATTTACCCTCAAATATGATGATGCCCTGTCTACTTTTAGATTGCAG ataaaagatattcaaGAGACGGATGCTGGATTTTATCaatgtaaaattttgataTCTTTGAATAATTATGTATCTGCAAATGTTGAATTGCAAGTTCGTAGACCACCTATTATTAGTGATAATTCAACTAGAGCTCTGGTTGTCACTGAAGGGCAGCCTGTGCAGCTTGACTGTTATGCTGGTGGTTTTCCTACACCTAGAATCTCATGGCGTAGAGAAAACAATGCTATCTTACCAACTGGTGGATCAATTTATCG TGGCAACacattgaaaatttctacaaTTCGTAAGGAAGATCGTGGAACATATTACTGTGTAGCTGAAAATGGAGTAGGTCGTGGGGCTAGACGTAATATTAATGTTGAAGTTGAATTTGCTCCTGTCATCACAGCACCAAGACCACGACTTGGTCAAGCCTTACAATATGACATGGATCTAGAGTGCCATGTAGAAGCTTATCCTCCACCAGCTATCGTTTGGTTAAAAGATGATGTTCAGTTGTCTAATAATCAGCATTATAGTATATCACATTTTGCAACTGCGGATCAATATACTGATACAACGATTAGAGTGATCACAATTGAAAAAAGACAATATGGAGAGTATGTGTGCAGAGCTGCTAATAAATTAGGAACTGCAGAAACAAGCGTTGAATTATTTG AAACTACTGTCCCTGTGTGTCCGCCAGCTTGTGGTCAAGCCCTTTATTATGGGGCTGGAGTAGTACCAGTTTCTTCAGGGCCTTTGGTAGtcttagttttatttattacagttGTTATGAG AAATTTCTACgccaaatattaa
- the Lac gene encoding septate junction protein lachesin isoform X1, with protein sequence MKTFCTFLAFAFLYAVKSQRTPTISYISQEQIKDIGETVEFRCSVLYAPDFPVVWTKINKNVANDQLPLSHGSTLIIRDTRFTLKYDDALSTFRLQIKDIQETDAGFYQCKILISLNNYVSANVELQVRRPPIISDNSTRALVVTEGQPVQLDCYAGGFPTPRISWRRENNAILPTGGSIYRGNTLKISTIRKEDRGTYYCVAENGVGRGARRNINVEVEFAPVITAPRPRLGQALQYDMDLECHVEAYPPPAIVWLKDDVQLSNNQHYSISHFATADQYTDTTIRVITIEKRQYGEYVCRAANKLGTAETSVELFETTVPVCPPACGQALYYGAGVVPVSSGPLVVLVLFITVVMRYVNFWRQLVLAFAH encoded by the exons ATGAAGactttttgtacatttttggcGTTCGCCTTTTTATATGCAG TTAAAAGTCAACGTACACCGACAATATCTTATATTTCCCAAGAGCAAATTAAAGATATTGGTGAAACTGTAGAGTTCCGTTGCTCAGTTTTATATGCACCTGACTTTCCAGTTGTATggacaaaaattaataaaaacgttGCTAATGACCAATTACCACTTTCGCATGGTAGTACTTTAATTATAAGAGATACTAGATTTACCCTCAAATATGATGATGCCCTGTCTACTTTTAGATTGCAG ataaaagatattcaaGAGACGGATGCTGGATTTTATCaatgtaaaattttgataTCTTTGAATAATTATGTATCTGCAAATGTTGAATTGCAAGTTCGTAGACCACCTATTATTAGTGATAATTCAACTAGAGCTCTGGTTGTCACTGAAGGGCAGCCTGTGCAGCTTGACTGTTATGCTGGTGGTTTTCCTACACCTAGAATCTCATGGCGTAGAGAAAACAATGCTATCTTACCAACTGGTGGATCAATTTATCG TGGCAACacattgaaaatttctacaaTTCGTAAGGAAGATCGTGGAACATATTACTGTGTAGCTGAAAATGGAGTAGGTCGTGGGGCTAGACGTAATATTAATGTTGAAGTTGAATTTGCTCCTGTCATCACAGCACCAAGACCACGACTTGGTCAAGCCTTACAATATGACATGGATCTAGAGTGCCATGTAGAAGCTTATCCTCCACCAGCTATCGTTTGGTTAAAAGATGATGTTCAGTTGTCTAATAATCAGCATTATAGTATATCACATTTTGCAACTGCGGATCAATATACTGATACAACGATTAGAGTGATCACAATTGAAAAAAGACAATATGGAGAGTATGTGTGCAGAGCTGCTAATAAATTAGGAACTGCAGAAACAAGCGTTGAATTATTTG AAACTACTGTCCCTGTGTGTCCGCCAGCTTGTGGTCAAGCCCTTTATTATGGGGCTGGAGTAGTACCAGTTTCTTCAGGGCCTTTGGTAGtcttagttttatttattacagttGTTATGAGGTATGTTAATTTTTGGAGACAACTTGTTCTCGCTTTTGCACATTAG
- the LOC139995645 gene encoding anoctamin-4 isoform X1 codes for MDNSELRVEDETQNTHSRRPSISISNTSVTESSTNESQTNVNAVGTENSPSKASSTSSSPRRTATNSTKSNSPSVNDKTRVENSKEIIYKMDKNDIQSNGSPMTNKKLSRSSVYPSGTNLTARDAFGPKLTIPATPEDTPPLPETPIFSEDIPRNSLLQKDSSSEGEVDPETLYFRDGRRRIDMVLVYQEEYTGVMTELEARRKEQRRVFQQNLLKEGLQLELEPKENSFDGKTYFLKLHIPWKIKVQYAEVMNLKLPTKRFITISVKAWQGNEDVKESPKFWEKWIQWIRKIHTWDTKKYPEEPSFYNSIDSGDREEKFVVKDRDTAYTPAQRSLIVMQILSRARYDENHEKAGIRRLLADGTYLDCFSLHEGPYNRPGINGEILDRYLLYLIWARPSQWYKRQPLWLIRRYFGEKVALYFAWLGFYTKCLYAPAIVGLLCFMYGVGSMDGPDNIPSKEICDYNVAGNITLCPLCDKACSYQKLGESCIFSKLSYLFDNPATVFFAIFMSFWATTFLELWKRRQAVIIWEWDLQNVESDEEPRPEFETTVKTFRINPVTREREPYLPVWSKAVRSCATSSMVFFMICVVLGAVLGTIISRISLVAVFYGGGGPFLKKHAKIFTSMTAALINLIIIMILTRVYHRLARWMVNMENPRTQTEYESSFTFKIFLFEFVNFYSSLIYIAFFKGRFFVHPGDADARSSEFFRIKTDVCDPAGCLSEVCIQLAIIMVGKQCFNNFVEILSPKLWNWWRKRNHVAATKDHGRPYTYWEKDYQLQDPGRLALFDEYLEMILQYGFVTLFVAAFPLAPLFALLNNIAEIRLDAYKMVREARRPLAERVEDIGAWYGILRGVTYVAVVSNAFVIAYTSDFIPRSVYAIVYSPTEDLVGYIDSSLSEFNTSDYRDDMKSDMDKNHPVTCQYRGYRNGPDHSNDPYGLSPQYWHVFAARLAFVVVFEHIVFALTGIMSYVIPAVPRSLATQLQRERLLAQEAKYEKGIKSREDEDDILSVLREAGSIGGRAAGGGRGSWARRFSKLSDGLDAHVDVTSRQNRNSDGSTVWEVT; via the exons ATGGATAACAGCGAACTTCGAGTCGAGGATGAAACACAG AACACCCATAGCAGACGACCAAGTATATCCATAAGCAACACAAGTGTTACCGAATCAAGTACAAATGAATCTCAAACGAACGTGAATGCGGTGGGAACGGAGAATTCGCCATCGAAAGCGTCATCAACAAGTTCCTCACCCCGAAGAACCGCTACGAATTCTACAAAATCGAATTCTCCCAGTGTGAACGATAAAACGAGGGTTGAAAATAGCaaggaaataatttacaaaatggataaaaatgatattcaaTCGAATGGATCGCCGATgacaaataagaaattatcCAGAAGCAGCGTTTATCCCTCGGGAACAAATCTTACTGCTCGGGACGCTTTTG GTCCCAAGCTTACGATACCAGCGACGCCAGAAGACACTCCACCATTGCCAGAAACACCCATATTTTCTGAAGATATACCGCGAAATTCTTTATTGCAAAAGGATTCGTCCTCAGAGGGGGAAGTGGATCCCGAAACACTTTACTTCCG AGATGGCCGTAGACGCATTGATATGGTGTTAGTGTACCAGGAGGAGTACACTGGAGTGATGACGGAATTAGAGGCACGTCGAAAAGAACAAAGACGCGTTTTCCAGCAGAATCTATTAAAAGAGGGTTTGCAGTTGGAACTGGAACCAAAAGAAAACTCCTTCGACGGGAAAACTTATTTTTTGAAGTTGCACATTCCATGGAAGATTAAGGTTCAATACGCTGAAGTGATGAACTTGAAATTACCCACCAAAAGGTTCATTACTATCTCTGTTAAGGCTTGG cAAGGTAACGAAGACGTGAAAGAAAGCCCGAAATTTTGGGAGAAATGGATACAATGGATAAGAAAGATACATACTTGGGATACGAAGAAGTATCCGGAAGAGCCTAGCTTTTATAACAGCATTGATTCTGGCGATCGAGAAGAGAA atTCGTAGTGAAGGATAGAGATACAGCTTATACACCTGCACAAAGGTCTTTGATAGTAATGCAAATATTATCGAGGGCAAGGTACGACGAAAATCACGAGAAAGCAGGTATTCGTAGACTTTTGGCGGATGGCACTTATCTCGACTGCTTTTCTCTGCATGAGGGCCCGTATAATAGACCTGGAATCAATGGCGAAATTCTCGACAGATATTTACTGTACTTGATATGGGCTAGACCTTCGCAATG GTACAAAAGGCAGCCCCTCTGGTTGATTAGACGATATTTTGGTGAAAAAGTGGCTCTATACTTTGCATGGCTAGGATTTTACACAAAATGTTTGTACGCTCCAGCAATTGTTGGCCTTTTGTGCTTTATGTATGGTGTAGGAAGCATGGATGGACCTGATAATATACCCAGTAAAGAAATATGTGACTATAATGTAGCag gaaatattacattatgccCTCTCTGCGATAAAGCATGTTCTTATCAAAAGCTCGGCGAGTCTTGCATATTCTCAAAACTAAGTTACTTGTTCGACAACCCTGCCACTGTCTTCTTTGCCATCTTCATGTCCTTTTGGG CCACGACATTTCTTGAATTATGGAAACGAAGGCAAGCTGTAATAATTTGGGAATGGGATCTGCAGAACGTTGAAAGTGACGAAGAACCTCGACCTGAGTTTGAAACTACAGTGAAAACATTTCGAATAAATCCTGTGACCAGGGAAAGAGAGCCTTACCTACCAGTATGGTCTAAGGCTGTACGTTCTTGTGCCACCAGTTCCATGGTATTTTTTAtg ATATGTGTAGTTTTGGGTGCTGTTCTGGGAACCATTATTTCTCGAATATCGCTGGTAGCCGTATTTTATGGCGGTGGAGGTCCATTTTTAAAGAAGCACGCGAAAATTTTTACCTCCATGACTGccgctttaattaatttaattataatcatgATTCTTACACGAGTATATCATCGTTTAGCACGATGGATGGTGAACATGGAGAATCCCAGAACGCAGACTGAGTACGAATCCAGTTTCACATTCAAGATATTTCTCTTCGAGtttgtcaatttttattcatctCTCATCTATATAGCCTTCTTTAAA GGTAGGTTTTTTGTTCATCCCGGAGACGCAGACGCACGATCTTCTGAATTCTTTCGTATAAAAACGGACGTGTGCGATCCAGCTGGATGCCTGTCGGAAGTTTGTATACAGCTCGCCATTATAATGGTGGGCAAGCAGTGCTTCAATAATTTTGTCGAGATACTATCACCAAAACTGTGGAATTGGTGGCGTAAAAGAAACCACGTTGCGGCTACGAAAGATCACGGCAGACCGTACACTTATTGGGAAAAGGATTATCAGTTGCAGGATCCCGGAAGACTAGCGCTCTTTGACGAATATTTGGAAATGa TTTTACAATACGGATTCGTGACCTTGTTCGTCGCTGCATTCCCATTAGCACCATTGTTCGCGTTATTAAACAATATAGCTGAAATACGGCTTGATGCATACAAAATGGTAAGAGAGGCGAGAAGACCGTTAGCAGAGAGAGTGGAAGATATAGGAGCTTGGTATGGTATACTACGTGGAGTAACTTACGTTGCTGTAGTGTCGAAC GCGTTCGTCATCGCATACACGTCAGATTTTATCCCCCGTAGCGTTTATGCTATCGTTTACTCTCCCACGGAGGATCTAGTGGGTTATATCGACAGTTCTCTATCGGAATTCAACACATCAGATTATAGAGATGATATGAAAAGCGATATGGATAAAAATCATCCGGTAACTTGTCAGTATAGAGGTTACAGAAATGGACCGGATCATTCAAACGATCCATACGGACTCAGCCCGCAATATTGGCATGTTTTCGCAGCACGTTTGGCCTTTGTCGTTGTTTTTGAACATATC gtTTTCGCCCTAACTGGCATTATGAGTTACGTGATACCAGCTGTACCTCGTTCTCTGGCGACTCAATTGCAACGAGAGCGTTTATTAGCTCAAGAAGCCAAGTATGAGAAAGGTATAAAGAGCAGAGAAGACGAAGATGATATTTTATCGGTGCTTAGAGAAGCAGGTAGTATTGGAGGAAGAGCTGCAGGTGGTGGTAGAGGTAGCTGGGCAAGGCGTTTCAGCAAATTGAGCGACGGCTTAGATGCCCACGTCGACGTAACTTCCAGGCAGAACAGAAACAGTGATGGTTCAACCGTATGGGAAGTGACATGA
- the LOC139995645 gene encoding anoctamin-4 isoform X2 translates to MDNSELRVEDETQNTHSRRPSISISNTSVTESSTNESQTNVNAVGTENSPSKASSTSSSPRRTATNSTKSNSPSVNDKTRVENSKEIIYKMDKNDIQSNGSPMTNKKLSRSSVYPSGTNLTARDAFGPKLTIPATPEDTPPLPETPIFSEDIPRNSLLQKDSSSEGEVDPETLYFRDGRRRIDMVLVYQEEYTGVMTELEARRKEQRRVFQQNLLKEGLQLELEPKENSFDGKTYFLKLHIPWKIKVQYAEVMNLKLPTKRFITISVKAWQGNEDVKESPKFWEKWIQWIRKIHTWDTKKYPEEPSFYNSIDSGDREEKFVVKDRDTAYTPAQRSLIVMQILSRARYDENHEKAGIRRLLADGTYLDCFSLHEGPYNRPGINGEILDRYLLYLIWARPSQWYKRQPLWLIRRYFGEKVALYFAWLGFYTKCLYAPAIVGLLCFMYGVGSMDGPDNIPSKEICDYNVAGNITLCPLCDKACSYQKLGESCIFSKLSYLFDNPATVFFAIFMSFWATTFLELWKRRQAVIIWEWDLQNVESDEEPRPEFETTVKTFRINPVTREREPYLPVWSKAVRSCATSSMVFFMGRFFVHPGDADARSSEFFRIKTDVCDPAGCLSEVCIQLAIIMVGKQCFNNFVEILSPKLWNWWRKRNHVAATKDHGRPYTYWEKDYQLQDPGRLALFDEYLEMILQYGFVTLFVAAFPLAPLFALLNNIAEIRLDAYKMVREARRPLAERVEDIGAWYGILRGVTYVAVVSNAFVIAYTSDFIPRSVYAIVYSPTEDLVGYIDSSLSEFNTSDYRDDMKSDMDKNHPVTCQYRGYRNGPDHSNDPYGLSPQYWHVFAARLAFVVVFEHIVFALTGIMSYVIPAVPRSLATQLQRERLLAQEAKYEKGIKSREDEDDILSVLREAGSIGGRAAGGGRGSWARRFSKLSDGLDAHVDVTSRQNRNSDGSTVWEVT, encoded by the exons ATGGATAACAGCGAACTTCGAGTCGAGGATGAAACACAG AACACCCATAGCAGACGACCAAGTATATCCATAAGCAACACAAGTGTTACCGAATCAAGTACAAATGAATCTCAAACGAACGTGAATGCGGTGGGAACGGAGAATTCGCCATCGAAAGCGTCATCAACAAGTTCCTCACCCCGAAGAACCGCTACGAATTCTACAAAATCGAATTCTCCCAGTGTGAACGATAAAACGAGGGTTGAAAATAGCaaggaaataatttacaaaatggataaaaatgatattcaaTCGAATGGATCGCCGATgacaaataagaaattatcCAGAAGCAGCGTTTATCCCTCGGGAACAAATCTTACTGCTCGGGACGCTTTTG GTCCCAAGCTTACGATACCAGCGACGCCAGAAGACACTCCACCATTGCCAGAAACACCCATATTTTCTGAAGATATACCGCGAAATTCTTTATTGCAAAAGGATTCGTCCTCAGAGGGGGAAGTGGATCCCGAAACACTTTACTTCCG AGATGGCCGTAGACGCATTGATATGGTGTTAGTGTACCAGGAGGAGTACACTGGAGTGATGACGGAATTAGAGGCACGTCGAAAAGAACAAAGACGCGTTTTCCAGCAGAATCTATTAAAAGAGGGTTTGCAGTTGGAACTGGAACCAAAAGAAAACTCCTTCGACGGGAAAACTTATTTTTTGAAGTTGCACATTCCATGGAAGATTAAGGTTCAATACGCTGAAGTGATGAACTTGAAATTACCCACCAAAAGGTTCATTACTATCTCTGTTAAGGCTTGG cAAGGTAACGAAGACGTGAAAGAAAGCCCGAAATTTTGGGAGAAATGGATACAATGGATAAGAAAGATACATACTTGGGATACGAAGAAGTATCCGGAAGAGCCTAGCTTTTATAACAGCATTGATTCTGGCGATCGAGAAGAGAA atTCGTAGTGAAGGATAGAGATACAGCTTATACACCTGCACAAAGGTCTTTGATAGTAATGCAAATATTATCGAGGGCAAGGTACGACGAAAATCACGAGAAAGCAGGTATTCGTAGACTTTTGGCGGATGGCACTTATCTCGACTGCTTTTCTCTGCATGAGGGCCCGTATAATAGACCTGGAATCAATGGCGAAATTCTCGACAGATATTTACTGTACTTGATATGGGCTAGACCTTCGCAATG GTACAAAAGGCAGCCCCTCTGGTTGATTAGACGATATTTTGGTGAAAAAGTGGCTCTATACTTTGCATGGCTAGGATTTTACACAAAATGTTTGTACGCTCCAGCAATTGTTGGCCTTTTGTGCTTTATGTATGGTGTAGGAAGCATGGATGGACCTGATAATATACCCAGTAAAGAAATATGTGACTATAATGTAGCag gaaatattacattatgccCTCTCTGCGATAAAGCATGTTCTTATCAAAAGCTCGGCGAGTCTTGCATATTCTCAAAACTAAGTTACTTGTTCGACAACCCTGCCACTGTCTTCTTTGCCATCTTCATGTCCTTTTGGG CCACGACATTTCTTGAATTATGGAAACGAAGGCAAGCTGTAATAATTTGGGAATGGGATCTGCAGAACGTTGAAAGTGACGAAGAACCTCGACCTGAGTTTGAAACTACAGTGAAAACATTTCGAATAAATCCTGTGACCAGGGAAAGAGAGCCTTACCTACCAGTATGGTCTAAGGCTGTACGTTCTTGTGCCACCAGTTCCATGGTATTTTTTAtg GGTAGGTTTTTTGTTCATCCCGGAGACGCAGACGCACGATCTTCTGAATTCTTTCGTATAAAAACGGACGTGTGCGATCCAGCTGGATGCCTGTCGGAAGTTTGTATACAGCTCGCCATTATAATGGTGGGCAAGCAGTGCTTCAATAATTTTGTCGAGATACTATCACCAAAACTGTGGAATTGGTGGCGTAAAAGAAACCACGTTGCGGCTACGAAAGATCACGGCAGACCGTACACTTATTGGGAAAAGGATTATCAGTTGCAGGATCCCGGAAGACTAGCGCTCTTTGACGAATATTTGGAAATGa TTTTACAATACGGATTCGTGACCTTGTTCGTCGCTGCATTCCCATTAGCACCATTGTTCGCGTTATTAAACAATATAGCTGAAATACGGCTTGATGCATACAAAATGGTAAGAGAGGCGAGAAGACCGTTAGCAGAGAGAGTGGAAGATATAGGAGCTTGGTATGGTATACTACGTGGAGTAACTTACGTTGCTGTAGTGTCGAAC GCGTTCGTCATCGCATACACGTCAGATTTTATCCCCCGTAGCGTTTATGCTATCGTTTACTCTCCCACGGAGGATCTAGTGGGTTATATCGACAGTTCTCTATCGGAATTCAACACATCAGATTATAGAGATGATATGAAAAGCGATATGGATAAAAATCATCCGGTAACTTGTCAGTATAGAGGTTACAGAAATGGACCGGATCATTCAAACGATCCATACGGACTCAGCCCGCAATATTGGCATGTTTTCGCAGCACGTTTGGCCTTTGTCGTTGTTTTTGAACATATC gtTTTCGCCCTAACTGGCATTATGAGTTACGTGATACCAGCTGTACCTCGTTCTCTGGCGACTCAATTGCAACGAGAGCGTTTATTAGCTCAAGAAGCCAAGTATGAGAAAGGTATAAAGAGCAGAGAAGACGAAGATGATATTTTATCGGTGCTTAGAGAAGCAGGTAGTATTGGAGGAAGAGCTGCAGGTGGTGGTAGAGGTAGCTGGGCAAGGCGTTTCAGCAAATTGAGCGACGGCTTAGATGCCCACGTCGACGTAACTTCCAGGCAGAACAGAAACAGTGATGGTTCAACCGTATGGGAAGTGACATGA